A single genomic interval of Anopheles marshallii chromosome 2, idAnoMarsDA_429_01, whole genome shotgun sequence harbors:
- the LOC128718402 gene encoding uncharacterized protein LOC128718402, translated as MEKYVTVVSVDDQLLSPIVPPSMEPVVIVASSGTGADRAVELSNMVGLAKPVNGTDEQVSHGDEPDDSQFVTVLSINHGGDGGSRMGGRQNALEVVLVYRLPGERLGFGLKFQGGTKSNEKIQRLFIQSCAENSPASRVQASWGHLREGNEILEIDGVNVSRMTRIECVKCLKDSNVAIKLLVRNGEGKVQNFYAGGGELPERKGAPPPPPPVPPRKLNKRKQVATEQQNVPNAPDVGPPSKQGTMSMVTTAESFVPPPDAETYSNLFTDDISDLISESDDTASTISTVVDKFSICSSLSSEDYTIPSHGGPAGIGQSAELAKALKPFTLLEQEFNLESKFETTNLFTFKPPPPAAPIAATSNVVQLEVPAAEKPRPTAVSTGAPVAGEYENVTIMKVDENRNYENVTVPYGPYENVTIQTVQPYENMVLSRSAASRRQSTTESTPPLQQVDPSGVYENVELKATVPPRPLPRQGALVEPKKRAPIPVPIPIVVPPPRLKPAKPTSPPSTAGSTPLGSEFNTIQSWLQEATEVIHECALTENSKEEEISSTEEKASADAKQPTTTDLPRLIDFHPKVSVPLQALEDIEAIAPPASPVRFEGSVGGEAMHGSEASGDGLVGGGRYELPPSESVVRKCIKILSSEDHTYIESSSSDEDEEKLYGRSEDEDDRSSSLSREATTPEQFLSGDGGYSDEDGEKLGPPEIVSGGPSEAYFNFPWTSNLLPPIGEVEEEFSSLEHQHNGPIVIINTAEETVINDTNNNQQRERKKPIDDESPKLPHTSVPSTKIVITAGAGHRIEPMSEVKRIVVDSEISQKEYEMNDVEDERDQVSPMEQDEEEDRDAIDSDDSLEVDNIAIERSLKKHEARIQHQTAEPDEKVNNTLSSTDKADVMQVSVETESNITCQDGNVVPHVNGGIGNDSTTTADDLRQEREVSDIPVTIEHNAAMEAAHGESAVNETGAEDGSELANANQTTTVVNDREVDADSNIDAICGDVDIVVGDTVESDFEELVKAQVEPLDVEDSSEQIQQIHERIIVGIERAVSDEAVVEDVLLSVGTVQNSESAATDDHRAGDNLMVVNGDEESTVPSDIPVPDGTVEETGLVPVTDEQEHDDDADVGREYVAVEEIPVEKHPTEQALHCFRKAMLKMFRRY; from the exons ATGGAAAAGTATGTAACCGTAGTGTCGGTAGATGATCAACTGCTATCGCCGATCGTACCACCATCGATGGAGCCGGTCGTGATTGTCGCTAGCAGCGGAACAGGCGCTGACCGTGCGGTGGAGCTTAGCAATATGGTTGGACTTGCAAAACCCGTCAACGGAACGGACGAGCAGGTGTCACACGGTGACGAGCCGGACGACTCACAGTTCGTGACGGTGCTGTCCATCAACCACGGTGGGGACGGCGGTAGCCGAATGGGCGGACGACAGAACGCACTGGAAGTGGTGCTAGTGTACCGGTTACCCGGCGAGCGGCTCGGGTTCGGACTGAAGTTCCAGGGTGGCACAAAGAGCAACGAGAAAATACAGCGACTGTTCATACAGTCGTGTGCTGAAAACAGTCCTGCTTCGCGGGTACAGGCTAGCTGGGGGCATCTGCGCGAGGGCAACGAGATCCTCGAGATTGACGGTGTTAACGTCAGCCGGATGACACGCATTGAGTGTGTGAAGTGTCTGAAAGATAGTAATGTTGCCATCAAACTGTTGGTACGCAACGGAGAAGGAAAGGTACAGAATTTTTACG CAGGAGGTGGCGAACTTCCAGAACGAAAAGGTGCACCACCCCCGCCACCGCCCGTTCCTCCACGGAAGTTAAATAAACGTAAGCAGGTGGCGACAGAACAACAAAATGTACCGAACGCACCGGATGTGGGACCACCGTCTAAGCAGGGAACAATGTCGATGGTGACCACGGCGGAATCGTTCGTACCTCCACCGGATGCGGAAACATACAGCAATCTCTTTACGGACGACATTAGTGATTTAATTTCCGAATCAGATGACACGGCCAGCACCATCTCGACCGTGGTGGATAAGTTCTCGATCTGTTCAAGCCTTTCGTCCGAAGACTATACGATCCCGTCGCACGGTGGACCGGCCGGTATCGGGCAGAGTGCGGAGCTGGCCAAGGCACTGAAGCCTTTCACACTGCTCGAGCAAGAGTTCAATCTCGAGAGCAAGTTCGAAACGACCAACCTGTTCACCTTCAAACCACCGCCTCCTGCGGCACCGATCGCTGCCACATCGAACGTGGTCCAACTGGAAGTACCGGCGGCGGAAAAGCCTCGTCCCACGGCCGTCTCCACGGGCGCACCTGTTGCGGGCGAGTACGAAAATGTCACCATTATGAAGGTGGATGAAAATCGCAACTACGAGAACGTAACCGTACCGTACGGACCGTACGAAAACGTCACCATACAGACGGTGCAGCCGTACGAAAACATGGTACTGAGCAGGTCGGCAGCAAGCCGTCGGCAGAGCACCACGGAATCGACACCGCCACTGCAGCAGGTGGACCCGAGTGGGGTGTATGAAAATGTCGAACTAAAAGCAACGGTTCCACCACGGCCCTTACCCCGACAGGGTGCGTTGGTGGAACCGAAGAAGCGGGCACCGATACCTGTCCCAATTCCGATCGTAGTACCACCGCCAAGGTTGAAGCCGGCAAAACCC ACATCACCTCCATCGACAGCTGGCTCAACACCGCTCGGGTCTGAGTTCAACACGATTCAAAGCTGGCTACAAGAAGCGACCGAAGTGATTCACGAGTGTGCACTGACCGAGAATAGCAAGGAGGAAGAAATTTCATCCACCGAAGAGAAAGCGTCAGCGGATGCAAAACAGCCAACAACCACAGATCTTCCGCGGTTGATCGATTTTCATCCGAAAGTATCGGTACCGTTGCAAGCGCTGGAAGACATTGAAGCTATTGCACCGCCAGCATCGCCCGTAAGATTCGAAGGATCCGTCGGGGGTGAAGCCATGCACGGTTCGGAAGCGAGCGGCGATGGGTTGGTTGGTGGAGGCCGGTACGAGCTGCCACCGTCCGAGTCGGTCGTTAGGAAGTGTATTAAAATTTTGTCCAGCGAGGACCATACGTACATCGAGAGCAGCTCGAGCGATGAGGACGAGGAGAAGCTGTACGGTCGGTCGGAGGATGAGGACGATCGGAGCAGCTCGCTGTCGCGCGAGGCAACCACACCGGAACAGTTTCTCAGTGGTGACGGTGGCTATAGTGATGAGGATGGTGAAAAGCTGGGTCCACCGGAGATTGTGTCCGGTGGTCCGTCCGAGGCGTACTTTAACTTCCCCTGGACGTCCAATCTATTGCCACCGATCGGTGAAGTGGAGGAAGAGTTTTCCTCTCTGGAACATCAACATAACGG GCCGATAGTTATTATCAACACGGCGGAAGAAACTGTTATCAAcgacacaaacaacaaccagcAGCGGGAACGAAAGAAGCCGATCGATGACGAATCGCCGAAACTGCCACATACCTCCGTACCGTCGACGAAAATAGTCATCACAGCGGGTGCTGGGCATCGTATCGAACCGATGAGTGAGGTGAAGCGTATCGTGGTAGATTCGGAGATCTCGCAGAAGGAGTATGAGATGAACGATGTTGAAGATGAGCGTGATCAGGTATCGCCGATGGAACAAGATGAGGAGGAGGATCGCGATGCGATAGATTCGGATGATTCGTTGGAGGTGGACAATATTGCGATTGAGCGATCGTTGAAGAAGCACGAGGCCAGAATCCAACACCAGACGGCAGAGCCGGATGAAAAGGTAAACAACACACTTAGCTCGACTGATAAGGCAGATGTGATGCAAGTTAGCGTGGAGACAGAGTCGAACATTACCTGCCAGGACGGTAATGTGGTGCCGCACGTTAACGGTGGCATAGGCAACGATAGCACGACCACGGCAGACGATCTTCGGCAGGAGCGGGAAGTCAGTGACATTCCGGTAACGATCGAGCATAACGCGGCGATGGAAGCGGCACACGGTGAAAGTGCGGTGAACGAAACGGGTGCGGAGGACGGTAGTGAGCTAGCAAACGCGAATCAAACGACAACGGTCGTGAACGATCGGGAAGTGGACGCGGATAGCAATATCGATGCGATCTGTGGTGACGTAGACATCGTCGTAGGCGATACCGTTGAGAGTGACTTTGAGGAGCTGGTCAAAGCGCAAGTCGAACCGCTCGACGTCGAGGACAGTTCGGAGCAGATACAACAGATTCATGAGCGAATCATTGTTGGCATTGAGCGCGCTGTGAGTGATGAAGCTGTTGTGGAGGATGTGCTGTTGTCGGTCGGGACCGTGCAGAACTCAGAATCGGCGGCCACTGATGACCACCGTGCGGGTGACAACCTGATGGTGGTGAACGGCGATGAAGAATCGACCGTACCGAGTGATATCCCTGTACCGGACGGTACGGTAGAGGAAACTGGCCTCGTACCTGTCACGGATGAACAGGaacacgatgatgatgctgatgttggTAGGGAGTATGTAGCTGTTGAGGAGATACCAGTCGAAAAACATCCAACAGAACAAG CACTGCACTGCTTCCGGAAGGCGATGTTAAAGATGTTCCGGCGCTACTAG